The Scyliorhinus canicula chromosome 20, sScyCan1.1, whole genome shotgun sequence genome has a window encoding:
- the LOC119954788 gene encoding probable G-protein coupled receptor 139 → MDYPAIYHLERIYYPVLAAIGIPVNLIAIVILYRGKCGLSKCTIRYLLSMAAADVAVLLIHVVFQRINVMYLSISFLFTYPANDVNIGAYVVAVDCSVWFTVSFTFDRCIAICFQTIHSKYCTKNSSAVVITTIFVASCLKSIPFYCMFETDGKLPWFCDPTADYLTSPLWKAFEWFDSILTPLLPIILMLFFNVITVRHIFLTNRIRKSLRSASENVPDPELQNRRKSMILLFSISANFILLWLIYVIHSVTYPVTNFLYGDKYFSSHIHIFQQVGFMLQLLSCCTNSCIYGLTQRKFRAEMKTGFQYIFTLNGTICQHK, encoded by the exons ATGGACTACCCTGCAATTTACCATTTGGAACGGATTTACTACCCTGTCCTTGCAGCCATCGGTATTCCTG TTAACTTGATCGCAATTGTTATCCTTTATCGAGGGAAGTGCGGTCTCTCCAAATGCACAATTCGATATCTACTGTCAATGGCAGCGGCAGATGTTGCAGTTCTTCTAATCCATGTCGTATTCCAGCGGATTAACGTCATGTATTTGTCGATTAGTTTTCTGTTCACATATCCTGCAAATGACGTGAACATCGGTGCATATGTTGTGGCTGTAGATTGTTCCGTCTGGTTTACTGTCTCGTTCACTTTTGATCGTTGTATTGCAATTTGCTTCCAGACGATTCATTCAAAATACTGCACCAAGAATTCTTCGGCTGTGGTAATCACAACTATATTTGTGGCAAGTTGTCTGAAGAGCATCCCGTTTTACTGCATGTTTGAAACAGATGGCAAATTGCCCTGGTTTTGTGATCCTACAGCTGATTATCTCACTTCCCCTTTATGGAAAGCATTCGAGTGGTTCGACAGTATCTTAACCCCTCTATTACCAATCATTTTAATGCTGTTCTTCAATGTCATAACCGTCAGACATATTTTCTTAACAAATAGAATCCGTAAGTCACTCCGAAGCGCCAGCGAAAATGTCCCAGATCCAGAGCTGCAGAATCGCAGAAAATCCATGATTTTGCTTTTCTCAATATCTGCTAATTTCATCCTGTTATGGCTAATATATGTTATACATTCGGTCACGTATCCTGTGACAAATTTCCTTTATGGCGACAAATATTTCAGCAGCCATATACACATATTTCAACAGGTTGGGTTTATGTTGCAACTGctaagttgctgcacaaacagcTGTATTTATGGGCTGACACAGAGGAAGTTTAGAGCAGAAATGAAGACTGGATTTCAATATATATTCACGCTGAATGGGACCATATGTCAGCACAAATAA